In one Ananas comosus cultivar F153 linkage group 12, ASM154086v1, whole genome shotgun sequence genomic region, the following are encoded:
- the LOC109717955 gene encoding protein-lysine N-methyltransferase mettl10-like isoform X2, protein MAGIRWPPEESDLFPGRPAAAAAAGGGDVVAGVLSDDDRSVAADSWSIKSDYGSTLDDDQRHADAADVLSTSHFPPASDYSSDKDVPDATDVEPSMVGLQNYWDDSYSEDRTNFQEQGHAGEIWFGAETIDVLVGWTKNLCVKISEGQNVTDIESSNSESSDIPKDLSSWSVLDVGTGNGLLLQELAKQGFSDLTGTDYSEEAIEHARNLAVRNGFSQINFLVDDVLETKLERKFRLVNDKYTLDAIGLHPDGHVKRMMYWESVAHLVVPGGILHKR, encoded by the exons ATGGCGGGGATACGGTGGCCGCCGGAGGAATCCGACCTGTTCCCcgggcggccggcggcggcggcggcggccggcggtggGGATGTCGTGGCTGGGGTGCTGTCGGACGACGACCGGTCGGTGGCGGCGGACTCGTGGTCAATCAAGAGCGACTACGGCAGCACCCTCGACGACGACCAGCGCcacgccgacgccgccgacgTCCTCTCCACTTCCCATTTCCCCCCCGCCTCCGATTACAG CTCTGACAAGGATGTGCCAGATGCTACTGACGTTGAACCATCAATGGTGGGCTTGCAGAACTATTGGGATGATTCTTATTCAGAGGATCGTACAAATTTTCAAGAACAAGGCCATGCAGGTGAAATATG GTTTGGTGCTGAAACAATTGATGTTCTGGTGGGCTGGACCAAAAATTTGTGTGTAAAAATTTCTGAAGGCCAGAATGTAACTGACATAGAGAGCTCTAACTCCGAATCAAGTGACATCCCTAAAGACTTGTCCAGCTGGAGTGTGCTTGATGTAGGAACAGGAAACGGTCTGCTGTTGCAGGAGCTTGCAAAGCAGGG GTTTTCTGATCTAACTGGAACTGATTATAGTGAAGAAGCAATTGAGCATGCCCGGAACCTTGCTGTTCGTAATGGATTTTCCCAAATCAACTTCTTG GTTGATGATGTTTTGGAGACGAAACTGGAGAGAAAATTTCGACttgtaaatgacaaatataccCTTGACGCGATTGGGCTCCATCCGGATGGTCATGTGAAAAG GATGATGTATTGGGAATCCGTCGCACACCTGGTTGTTCCAGGTGGCATTCTG CACAAAAGATGA
- the LOC109717955 gene encoding protein-lysine N-methyltransferase mettl10-like isoform X1 — MAGIRWPPEESDLFPGRPAAAAAAGGGDVVAGVLSDDDRSVAADSWSIKSDYGSTLDDDQRHADAADVLSTSHFPPASDYSSDKDVPDATDVEPSMVGLQNYWDDSYSEDRTNFQEQGHAGEIWFGAETIDVLVGWTKNLCVKISEGQNVTDIESSNSESSDIPKDLSSWSVLDVGTGNGLLLQELAKQGFSDLTGTDYSEEAIEHARNLAVRNGFSQINFLVDDVLETKLERKFRLVNDKYTLDAIGLHPDGHVKRMMYWESVAHLVVPGGILVITSCNSTKDELVQEVENFNQRQVGSAGSNGNGEAAVFRYLDHVQMYPSAMRGGAEGSRLATVAFVRK; from the exons ATGGCGGGGATACGGTGGCCGCCGGAGGAATCCGACCTGTTCCCcgggcggccggcggcggcggcggcggccggcggtggGGATGTCGTGGCTGGGGTGCTGTCGGACGACGACCGGTCGGTGGCGGCGGACTCGTGGTCAATCAAGAGCGACTACGGCAGCACCCTCGACGACGACCAGCGCcacgccgacgccgccgacgTCCTCTCCACTTCCCATTTCCCCCCCGCCTCCGATTACAG CTCTGACAAGGATGTGCCAGATGCTACTGACGTTGAACCATCAATGGTGGGCTTGCAGAACTATTGGGATGATTCTTATTCAGAGGATCGTACAAATTTTCAAGAACAAGGCCATGCAGGTGAAATATG GTTTGGTGCTGAAACAATTGATGTTCTGGTGGGCTGGACCAAAAATTTGTGTGTAAAAATTTCTGAAGGCCAGAATGTAACTGACATAGAGAGCTCTAACTCCGAATCAAGTGACATCCCTAAAGACTTGTCCAGCTGGAGTGTGCTTGATGTAGGAACAGGAAACGGTCTGCTGTTGCAGGAGCTTGCAAAGCAGGG GTTTTCTGATCTAACTGGAACTGATTATAGTGAAGAAGCAATTGAGCATGCCCGGAACCTTGCTGTTCGTAATGGATTTTCCCAAATCAACTTCTTG GTTGATGATGTTTTGGAGACGAAACTGGAGAGAAAATTTCGACttgtaaatgacaaatataccCTTGACGCGATTGGGCTCCATCCGGATGGTCATGTGAAAAG GATGATGTATTGGGAATCCGTCGCACACCTGGTTGTTCCAGGTGGCATTCTG GTAATTACCTCCTGTAACAGCACAAAAGATGAGCTAGTACAAGAGGTGGAAAATTTCAATCAAAGACAGGTCGGCTCCGCCGGATCTAACGGCAATGGTGAGGCTGCCGTCTTTCGGTATCTCGATCATGTCCAGATGTATCCTTCCGCAATGCGAGGCGGGGCGGAAGGGTCTCGCTTGGCGACCGTCGCATTCGTTCGCAAGTAA